Proteins encoded in a region of the Paucidesulfovibrio longus DSM 6739 genome:
- a CDS encoding TRAP transporter permease, protein MSEDTTLVEKGLSAENKEQLKKIMEKDAKAARKLHGFWGLFISVLGVFMVSFYYFNAGVQSTATNYYRGIYVLITYVLVFLCYPMLASSNRERPTALDILLALVSVGCIGYWIIEFPDLNYRMGAETQLDLAVSLVGLVVSLEVCRRVLGWSMTIAGLLFLFYGYFGPYFPGPLAHRGLTVHDIGITLFISLDGVFGIMANVLVTYVILFIFFGSFLHKSGVGKFFIDWPLALAGKTTGGPAKVAVVASAFFGSVSGSAIANTVSTGAFTIPLMKRAGFRPHVAGAIEPAASIGGMFMPPIMGAGGFLMAELTNTPYVEIMKMAIFPAFLYFLSVFAMIHFEAKKHDIRGLEDEDLGRARDIFKKHWYKSLPLVIIVAMMLKGYSPGASAFWATVSCIVISWFDPEYRMGPKQIWDAIVVGAKNTLVIGATVGVIGIIVGTIAKTGIGLKFSDIIIAMATSVPDMMQLPIAILLIGIASLVLGMGVPVTASYLIVAVLAVPALNELFVLSGVYPDALPGEIAYGLIAAHMIVYWFSQDSNITPPVCVAAYAGAAIAGADPWKTGWTSFKFAKLLYVVPFLFAYEPGMLLHGSFMDVGMTFASAIIGTIAFSSLTMGYMIRRTTWYEWLLFAVGTFMCYHPNRITDVLGIGVCLGVYAIQKTKNVREAKLAAA, encoded by the coding sequence ATGTCCGAAGACACTACTCTTGTTGAAAAAGGCTTGAGCGCCGAGAACAAAGAGCAGCTCAAGAAGATAATGGAAAAAGACGCCAAGGCCGCGCGCAAGCTGCACGGCTTCTGGGGCCTGTTCATCAGCGTCCTCGGCGTTTTCATGGTCTCGTTCTACTACTTCAACGCGGGCGTGCAATCCACCGCGACCAACTACTACCGCGGCATCTACGTGCTCATCACTTACGTGCTGGTCTTTCTCTGCTATCCCATGCTGGCCAGCTCCAACCGCGAGCGCCCCACCGCGCTGGACATCCTGCTCGCACTGGTTTCCGTGGGCTGCATCGGCTACTGGATCATCGAGTTTCCGGACCTGAACTACCGCATGGGCGCGGAAACCCAGCTCGACCTCGCTGTCAGCCTCGTGGGGCTGGTGGTCTCCCTGGAGGTCTGCCGCCGCGTTCTGGGCTGGTCCATGACCATCGCGGGCCTGCTCTTCCTCTTCTACGGCTACTTCGGGCCGTATTTCCCCGGCCCGCTGGCCCACCGGGGCCTGACCGTGCACGACATCGGCATCACCCTGTTCATCTCCCTGGACGGCGTGTTCGGGATCATGGCCAACGTGCTCGTGACCTACGTGATCCTGTTCATCTTCTTCGGTTCTTTCCTGCACAAATCGGGCGTGGGCAAGTTCTTCATCGACTGGCCCCTGGCTCTGGCGGGCAAGACCACGGGCGGCCCGGCCAAGGTGGCCGTCGTGGCCTCGGCCTTCTTCGGCTCGGTTTCCGGCTCGGCCATCGCCAACACGGTCTCCACCGGAGCGTTCACCATCCCGCTGATGAAACGCGCGGGCTTCCGGCCCCACGTGGCGGGCGCCATCGAACCCGCCGCCTCCATCGGCGGCATGTTCATGCCCCCGATCATGGGCGCGGGCGGCTTTCTCATGGCCGAGCTGACCAACACGCCGTATGTGGAAATCATGAAGATGGCCATTTTCCCGGCCTTCCTCTACTTCCTCTCCGTGTTCGCCATGATCCACTTCGAGGCCAAGAAGCACGACATTCGAGGCCTGGAGGATGAAGACCTGGGCCGCGCGCGGGACATCTTCAAAAAGCATTGGTACAAGTCCCTGCCGCTGGTGATCATCGTGGCCATGATGCTCAAGGGCTACTCGCCGGGCGCGTCCGCGTTCTGGGCGACGGTGTCCTGCATCGTGATCTCCTGGTTCGACCCCGAATACCGCATGGGCCCCAAGCAAATCTGGGACGCCATCGTGGTCGGGGCCAAGAACACCCTGGTCATCGGCGCCACGGTCGGCGTCATCGGCATCATCGTCGGCACCATCGCCAAGACCGGCATCGGGCTGAAGTTCTCGGACATCATCATCGCCATGGCCACCAGCGTGCCGGACATGATGCAGCTGCCCATCGCCATCCTGCTCATCGGCATCGCCTCGCTCGTGCTCGGCATGGGCGTGCCGGTCACGGCTTCCTACCTCATCGTGGCCGTGCTCGCGGTGCCCGCCCTGAACGAGCTCTTCGTGCTCTCCGGCGTCTACCCCGACGCCCTGCCCGGAGAAATCGCCTACGGGCTCATAGCCGCGCACATGATCGTCTACTGGTTCAGCCAGGACTCGAACATAACGCCGCCCGTATGCGTGGCGGCCTACGCCGGCGCGGCCATCGCCGGGGCCGACCCCTGGAAGACGGGCTGGACCTCGTTCAAGTTCGCCAAGCTGCTCTACGTGGTTCCCTTCCTCTTCGCCTACGAACCAGGCATGCTCCTGCACGGTTCGTTCATGGACGTGGGCATGACCTTTGCCAGCGCCATCATCGGAACCATCGCCTTCTCCTCGCTGACCATGGGCTATATGATACGCAGAACGACCTGGTACGAGTGGCTGCTCTTCGCCGTGGGCACCTTCATGTGCTACCACCCGAACCGCATCACGGACGTGCTCGGCATCGGCGTATGCCTCGGCGTCTACGCCATTCAAAAAACGAAAAACGTCCGCGAGGCAAAGCTCGCGGCCGCATGA